tttacaacaacaacaaaaagtggaggatactttatttaaaaaaaggggTCTCCCAACAGGACACCACTGAACTTGGCTGACTGTCTGTCTATGCTGTTCAAGTTTAGAGGATGACTTTCCTATTTCGTTTACTGTGACTGGAGATCACAATTTTTCAGGTTGAAACTGATTTCAGAAAGTCACTCCCATAACCAGGATTCTCACAGCTGCATAACACTTATACAGCTTAGCTGTCCCACTGCAAAGCCCTTAAGGTGATAAACCCTCAGTCAAACCTATGCATGAAGCCTACAGGTACTGGAAGAGTTGAACCTGCACCTACAAAATAAGCAATACACAGGAGTATGATTGCCATGAAGGGATTATAACAAATACTACTATCATAGAAATAAATTAGCGTCAAATCTAGGCCTAGGTTTTTGGCTTCTGTGGACCATAATTTGAGCTTTCTACTGAGGCTATTtgcattcagtctctctcctattcagGCCAGTTAACATTCAGGGTCAATACTTTTACGTTCAACCATGGACAACACTAtgattaacaatatatatatatatatatacacaaatgtGCAGAAATTAAGCTGGGCTAAGACAAAGGGGGTTCTGAAGCGACCATACAGTGTACAAGGAAGAAAGTAAAATATATAAACTGAACAAAGAGGAACTCAAACCAAACAcccatacacagttgaagtcggaagtttacatacaccttagccaaatacatttaaactcagtttttcacaattcctgacatttaattctagtaaaaaatccctgtcttaggtcagttaggttcaCCCCTTTATtctaagaaagtgaaatgtcaaaataatacagagaatgatttattcagcttttatttatttcatcacattcccagtgggtcagaaggtcacatacagtcaattagtatttggtagcattgcctttaaattgtttaccttgggtcaaacgtttcaggtagccttccacaagcttcacacaataagttgggtgaattttggcccattcctcctgacagagctagtgtaattgagtcaggtttgtaggcctccttgctagcacacactttttcaattctgcccacaaattttctacaggattgaggtcagggctttgtgatggcctctccaataccatgactttggaagtatgcttgcggtcattgtccatttggaagacaaagCTATAACTTCCTGATTAATGTCTtgcgatgttgcttcaatatatccacatcattttccatcctcatgatgccatctattttgtgaagtgcacctgtccctcctgcagcagagaacccccacaacatgatgctgccacccctgtgcttcacggttgggatggtgttcttcggcttgcaagccttccccgttttcctccaaacataacgatggtcattatgaccaaacagttctatttttgcttcatcagaccagaggacatttctccaaagagtatgatctttgttcccatgtgcagttgcaaaccgtagtctggtttttttatggcggttttggagcagtgacttcttccttgctgagcgacctttcaggttatgtcgatataggcctagttttactgtggacatagatacttttgtacccgtttcctccagcatcttcacaaggtcatttgctgttgttctgggattgatttgcacttttcgcaccaaagtacgttcatctctatgagacagaacgcgtctatTTCCTGACcggaatgacggctgcgtggtcccatggtgttgtacttttgtttgtacagatgaacgtggtaccttcaggcgtttggaaattgctcccaagaatgaaccagacttgtggaggtctagaattttttttctgaggtcttggctgatttcttttgattttcccaagtaaagaggcactgagtttgaaggtaggccttgaaatacatccacaggtacacctccaactcaaatgatgtcaattagcctgtcagaagcttctaaagccatgacataattttctggaattttccaagctgtttaaaggcacagtcaacttagtgtatgtatacttctgacccactggaattgtgatacagtgaattatatgtgaaataatctgtctgtaaacaattgctggaaaaattccttgtgtcatgcacaaagtagatgtcctaaatgacttgccaaaactatagtttgttaaccagaaatttgtggagtggttgaaaaaaaacgagttttaatgactccaacctaagtgtatgtaaacttctgacttcaactgtatattcatgAAAAGATCCAAACAGGTGATAGTAACATGGCCAGCCCTAtaaatctgtgtttttgcatatcTCTCTTGTCCAGAGGTCAACTCATGCATTTTAATGCTGTGGTAGATGGGTGAGAACAGTGCCTACACTGGTCTTGCTCCACACACTAGGTTCTACTGTCAAGGTACAGTTGACATCTGTAGACGTCTGAGACGAGACATCAGTCTGGTCGCCTGCATATCAGAAAGGGAATGCAACTGCTACAAAACATGAAGTAACATCAATTAACCAATCTATGCTCTTGCTGCATGTGATTACTAGCAAATGTTATGACTacacaaaaaaacacataatatttAAAAGCATTTCATTGGTCTATCGTCGTAGGAGAGCAATGAACTAGCTATTGAAGAGTGATCTTGACCTGCGCTACTACTTACTTTCCGTCAACCACAAAAAGTTTGAACTTCATGTTGGTGGAATATACATTTCCATAACGTTATTTTTTCTCTCATCAGTGGCGTGTAGACCTACCTACCTAGATCAGCTCACTCTATGTGGTGCTAATAGTATGAGAGACCTCTATACTCTAGGGAGGAAACCCAGTTCAACATACTAACTAGTAACACCAGATTAATGGGAGCTCAACCAACCTCTCGTACAATCCCCCCCAccataaaaaatgaacagtacatGCATGCAAAACTGTGCATGTTGGTAGCAGTCTCATCACGTACTGTGAGAGGAAACCGTGTCCAGTGTTTTATTGCACAATCTCCATCTTTATGAACAAAATTCCTGCTCACACCAAGGAGGAAAACAGATGAAGCTGAATTGAAGGGAGTCAACTGGCTTGCGTAGCAATGTCATAAGCATCTATAATCCCCCCAGTCTAATAGCCTTTGGCTGGTAAACAGGAATGAAAGCTTTAAGCTTCTTACTTCTACACTCAGTGGTTAGGGAACCAACCGCTGGATGGATCGCCGTAGATCAGCATCAACGATCCATGCTACACTTTTAGAGACGGCTGTGAAGGAAATTAGGGAGGAGAAAGTGGGAATTGTCCACTTAAACACTAGAGGGTTTGGTCTTAAAGCTTGAATCCTATGTTGTCCCTTTGCAGCGCACAGCGGAGACCCATCCAATCAACTGCCCTTTTCCAAACCTTCAGAAACACCATACTGCACGGTAATCACTGGTCTCTTAAAATACTGGTTTCTTTACCAGATCACAAAAAAAACCACCATCAGAGGCTCAGACAACAAAATAAAAAAGAAGTGCTGACGATGATGACACACATAGGTAAAACGGATTTTAGAAAAGGAGCTTGGGCTCTGGATGGAGACGTGCTTTTTCATTGAGAACCTCCAGCACCCAAAGAACACCAACTTCAAATCTTCCCACCTTTGACCTCATACTATAGTCTCGTCTGCTGTTTTTTTCAGCAGCTTGGTGGAGAGCAAGGAATGCTGGTTAGAATGCCGCCCCTTTGCGTCGGGAAGGAGGAGGCGTACTTTCTGATGGGTTCGTCTCCACTCAGAGTAGAGCTGACAGTGGTAGCGGAATGATACCTGcaggagagaagggtagagaagaGGATAGACTAGAGAATATTAGTGTTCATCCAAGCTAAAAACaaagttaaggttaggatttggggagagcagctgatcctagatctgtgcctactcACCAGAGTCCAGAGGACGTAGATTGTGAAAAGGGCGATGGTGAGGGCGATGAGGCCCAAGGCCTCCAGTCTGCTGTTGAAGTGCAGGTGATCTTGGGCTCCCCTCAGACACAGCCAGCCAGAGATGGCTGCCAGGGGCGTGATTAATAGGAAGCACACCATGTCACAGAACAATGTGCGCTTCTCGTTACGAGGGCCCGGGTCCCGCAGCCACTGTGGAAAGAGAAGCGAGGACAGAGAAGAAAGAGAAATATGTACTGAGCCTACATGAGCACTGAGTATGCACATGCACTATAGCCAAAACAGGGGACACTGGAGGACtctgcttttcttcttcttcaggaTTTGGTTTATTGAGATAGCCATTAGTAGATCAAGGGTTAAACTTCCTGGGTTTCTTCATCATTCATTACATAAACACATGATGGCAcataacaaaaaaataacaaagaaTCCCTAACCCTCCCAAACTACATTTCTGTTGACATATTCAGGATGTAATATGCATGAGTAATACACAACTAAGTCAACAGATCTACATGTTGGTGACCCATGAGCAAGGCcagaaattatatttcaacacaTAAGTATTGCAGCTACCAACAAACACAATTTTTGCATTGAGGAATCTACACAagcagaaagagaaaaaaaagtgaATCATGCTCATGTGTTTTGACATAACATAagcagaaccacacacacagaggcaggcaGAGGAGAACAGACAAGCTAAAGGCATTGACCTTTGTTACCTCTGTGAGGGGCTTGGGCCTGCGCTCAATGGTGAACTCTGTGTGGCACAGCTCACAGTAGCTGGTGTTGGAGGAGGAGAGCCACTTCTCCAGGCAGCTCTTGTGCACCGTGCCCAGAGTCCCTGTGCAGTTGCAGGGGGACAGAAGCCCCTCGCCGTTGGCCCCCTCGTGGCAGATCCGGCAAATTGGCCCAtcgctggaggaaacaggaagagagaggtccTGAACAGGGTACTCTGACTGGGTTTACTTACTACAGCTTGCTGGATGCCACTTGGGCTAACATGTCACTGTCTTAACAGCTAAGCTAATTCTCATACATGCCGAGGACAACTGTGAGAGTGAGACATTATCTTTCTGGTAACACCCACACTCTGACACATACTCGCATACACTTTCACGGGTTCCAGATATGACTAGGATTACTACTATAAAAGCCCTGAATATTTCATAAATGCTTAATtctgaaagtaagaatttgttcagGAGTTTTCAGTCATAGTACCTCTGTGTGCTCAAAGGTTTGATGACGGTGGAGAGCAGCCGCCCATCTTTGGCTGTGACCTGGGTGACATACTGCGCTCTGCAGTTATCCGACTCCTCCACGCTTTTGGACAGGCCAGCGTTGCCAGTGCAGTCGCACAGGGAGCCCGGGAGGTGGCAACAATCCCCCGTCGTCATGGTTACACCGTCCAGGGGTCAAAAGTCAGGGGTCAAAGGGATTATGGGGGAGCAGACTCAGCTCCCTCAGGTGAGAGCAGTTAGGCCCAACGACTGAAGAGCGATAGGATGGAGTTAGGACCTCATTCaccatacaatacactacaggttACTTTACAGAACTTATTATGAGACAAACAGTGAGAGTtataatatatacactaccggtccaaagtttcagaacacctactcattcaagggtatttctttatttttactattttatacattgtagaataatagtgaagacatcaccaCTAtcaaataacacgtatggaatcatgtagtaaccaaaagaagtgttaaacaaatcaaaatatgttttatatttgagattcttcaaataggcaccctttgccttgatgactgctttgcacacgcatgcaattctctcaaccagcttcacctggaatgcttttacaacagtcttgaaagagttcccacatatactgagcacctgttgcctgcttttcctataactctgcggtccgactcatcccaaaccatcacaatttggttgaggtcgggagattgtggagaccaggtcatctgatgcatcactctccttcttggtcaaatataccttacacagcctggaggtgtgttgaagcatagtcctgttgaaaaacaaatgatagtcccactaagcccaaaccagatggggcggaaggtagcctagtggttagagtgttggactagtaaccaaaagcttgcaagatcgaatccctgagctgacaaggtaaaaaaaaaggccactgttcctaggccgtcattgaaaatgagagtttgttcttaactgacttgcttagttaaataaaggtaaaatgtttaaatgctgtggtagccatgtgctttgaattgtaaataaatcacagacagtagcaccagtaaagcaccccctgCCACGATTGAATGGACCAAGGTGAGTgtacatttttctttatttgcaaatgtcgccaacaaaacaataatacaatgaaaatgaactaccaaaaggaaaaaaggctgcctaagtgtgattcccaatcagagacaacgatagacagctgtcccttattgagaaccataccccgccaaaacatagaaacaaacaacatagaatgcccaccctgacctaaccaaatagagaaataaaacgtctctctaaggtcagggcgtgacacccccacaccataacatgctttcctccttcatgctttacagtgggaaatactatggtttttgcaactgcacttgaataaactttaaaagttcttcaaatgttccatattgactgaccttcatgtcgtaagtagtttctctttgcttacttaagctgttcttgccataatacggacttgttattttgccaaatagggcca
This window of the Oncorhynchus clarkii lewisi isolate Uvic-CL-2024 chromosome 1, UVic_Ocla_1.0, whole genome shotgun sequence genome carries:
- the LOC139380938 gene encoding E3 ubiquitin-protein ligase MARCHF2-like produces the protein MTTGDCCHLPGSLCDCTGNAGLSKSVEESDNCRAQYVTQVTAKDGRLLSTVIKPLSTQSDGPICRICHEGANGEGLLSPCNCTGTLGTVHKSCLEKWLSSSNTSYCELCHTEFTIERRPKPLTEWLRDPGPRNEKRTLFCDMVCFLLITPLAAISGWLCLRGAQDHLHFNSRLEALGLIALTIALFTIYVLWTLVSFRYHCQLYSEWRRTHQKVRLLLPDAKGRHSNQHSLLSTKLLKKTADETIV